In Melanotaenia boesemani isolate fMelBoe1 chromosome 7, fMelBoe1.pri, whole genome shotgun sequence, a single window of DNA contains:
- the tmx2a gene encoding thioredoxin-related transmembrane protein 2-A, whose protein sequence is MTKMVIYAHAQPGPGSQLFISPLWWWWAVLSAKMGLITGLCTFLYHLPQIYKWLLKPYYITSFFMTIAFLVVRKAPGLCEHLATDREDGNSCDFDWRELEILMFLSAIIMMKNRRAITLEQHIGNLFMFSKVANVILFFRLDIRLGILYLALCLAFVMTCKPPLYMGPEYIKYFSDKTIDEELQRDSRVTWIVEFYANWSSDCQSFAPVFADLSLKYNCAGLRFGKVDIGRYGEVSQRYRISTSPLAKQLPSLLLFQGGREIMRRPMVDNKGRAVSWTFNEENIIREFNLNELFQKSKKLSKGLGLKEENRNDSQPEEGSDELHQEPAESKKDK, encoded by the exons ATGACAAAGATGGTTATTTATGCGCATGCGCAGCCTGGCCCAGGCTCCCAGCTCTTCATTTCTCCTCTATGGTGGTGGTGGGCAGTCCTCTCTGCCAAAATGGGATTAATAACAGGATTGTGCACCTTCTTGTACCACTTACCTCAGATTTATAAATGGCTGTTAAAACCTTACTATATCACCTCATTCTTCATGACTATCGCCTTTCTGGTGGTCCGAAAGGCTCCTGGTCTGTGCGAGCACCTGGCGACCGACCGGGAGGACGGCAACTCCTGCGACTTTGACTGG AGAGAACTGGAGATTCTCATGTTTCTCAGTGCAATAATAATGATGAAGAATAGAAGAGCCA tcACTCTGGAGCAGCACATTGGGAACTTGTTTATGTTCAGTAAAGTGGCCAATGTCATCCTCTTCTTCAGGCTGGACATTCGGCTCGGCATCCTCTACCTGGCACTGTGTCTTG CTTTCGTTATGACCTGTAAGCCTCCACTCTACATGGGCCCAGAGTACATCAAGTATTTCAGTGACAAGACCATAGAT GAGGAGCTGCAGAGGGACAGTCGTGTCACATGGATAGTCGAGTTCTACGCCAACTGGTCCTCTGACTGCCAGTCCTTTGCTCCCGTCTTTGCCGACCTTTCTCTTAA GTACAACTGTGCTGGACTCCGGTTTGGGAAGGTGGACATTGGTCGCTATGGAGAGGTGTCACAGAG GTACAGAATAAGTACGTCTCCTCTGGCCAAGCAGCTACCCTCGCTGCTGCTTTTTCAAGGAGGACGGGAAATTATGAGACGTCCAATGGTGGATAATAAAGGGAGAGCTGTATCTTGGACCTTCAATGAG GAAAACATCATCAGAGAGTTTAACCTCAATGAGCTTTTCCAAAAATCCAAGAAGCTGAGCAAAGGCCTCGGTTTGAAGGAGGAGAACCGTAATGATTCTCAGCCAGAGGAGGGCAGTGATGAGCTTCATCAAGAGCCAGCAGAAAGCAAGAAAGACAAGTGA